One Buchnera aphidicola (Anoecia corni) genomic region harbors:
- the gltX gene encoding glutamate--tRNA ligase → MIIKTRFAPSPTGFLHFGNIRTALFSWLFSQHHKGLFVLRIEDTDYSRSSIKYSKEIEKILNWLNITWDEGPYYQSDKIAYYQSIIKNMIDKKLAYKCYCSKKLLQYKKQQKILRKETSHYDRTCRDINPNTIINKPYTVRFRNPLTGSVTFYDEIRGKIKFQNNVLDDVIIQRSDGIPTYNFCVVIDDKDTHITHIIRGEEHLNNTPYQINILKSMKLNIPKYAHLSMIIDKDGKKISKRNNNFSILHYYKQGFLPEAILNYVVRLGWSHGDKEIFSIQEMKDLFSISKINKSSSIFQLDKLLWMNKYYINSTSNKVIKRYFQFYLDQKGFKIHNKKILNNIIELLKPRCNTIQQMVTLSSYFFQKIEFKTIKHYKEIKSKKPIKILQIITKNLCSLKIWSCKNIVLSIKKSSIRENYPIKNIYMLLRIILTGKNHSPNISSIIEIFGKKITILKILTTINNIKKIKINKY, encoded by the coding sequence ATGATAATAAAAACTCGATTTGCGCCAAGTCCTACAGGATTTCTACATTTTGGAAATATTAGAACTGCTTTATTTTCGTGGCTTTTTTCTCAACATCATAAAGGACTTTTTGTTTTAAGAATTGAAGATACTGATTATTCTAGATCTTCTATAAAATATTCTAAGGAAATTGAAAAAATATTAAATTGGCTAAATATAACGTGGGATGAAGGTCCTTATTACCAAAGTGACAAAATCGCATATTATCAATCTATAATTAAAAATATGATTGATAAAAAACTTGCATATAAATGTTATTGTTCAAAAAAATTGTTACAATATAAAAAACAACAAAAAATATTAAGAAAAGAAACTTCTCATTACGATAGAACTTGTCGTGACATAAACCCTAACACCATTATAAATAAACCATATACAGTACGTTTTCGAAATCCATTAACAGGATCAGTAACTTTTTACGATGAAATTCGTGGAAAAATAAAATTTCAAAATAATGTTTTAGATGATGTAATTATACAACGTAGCGATGGAATTCCTACATATAATTTTTGCGTTGTTATAGATGACAAAGACACTCATATTACACATATAATAAGAGGAGAGGAACACCTAAATAATACTCCTTATCAAATTAATATTCTTAAATCTATGAAGTTAAACATTCCAAAATACGCACATCTGTCTATGATAATAGATAAAGATGGAAAAAAAATTTCTAAAAGAAACAATAACTTCAGTATTTTACATTATTATAAACAAGGATTTCTTCCAGAAGCTATATTAAATTATGTAGTTAGATTAGGATGGTCTCATGGGGATAAAGAGATTTTTTCTATACAAGAAATGAAAGACTTATTTTCTATAAGTAAAATAAATAAATCTTCTAGTATATTCCAATTAGATAAACTACTATGGATGAACAAATACTATATTAACAGCACATCTAACAAAGTAATAAAAAGATATTTTCAATTTTACTTAGACCAAAAAGGTTTTAAAATACACAATAAAAAAATATTAAATAATATAATTGAACTATTAAAACCTAGATGTAATACAATTCAACAAATGGTTACGTTATCTTCTTATTTTTTTCAAAAAATAGAATTTAAAACAATCAAGCATTATAAAGAAATAAAATCTAAAAAACCAATAAAAATATTACAAATAATTACAAAAAATTTATGTTCTTTAAAGATATGGTCTTGTAAAAATATTGTTCTGTCAATTAAAAAATCTTCTATACGAGAAAACTACCCTATCAAAAATATATATATGTTACTTAGAATTATACTTACTGGGAAAAATCACTCTCCTAATATTAGTTCTATAATAGAAATTTTTGGAAAAAAAATAACTATTTTAAAAATATTAACTACAATAAATAACATTAAAAAAATAAAAATAAATAAATATTAA
- a CDS encoding flagellar hook-basal body complex protein FliE, which translates to MDITKIKNINKDNFQNKVKNTNTISKNEVFKNYFKNCTSNVLDACNDKKIDPVANKEHKKNVTKHSFTNELLELEKYSLGLQTLVSIKNKIISAYKEIMGMQM; encoded by the coding sequence ATGGATATAACAAAAATTAAAAATATTAATAAAGATAATTTTCAAAATAAAGTAAAAAATACAAATACTATTTCAAAAAATGAAGTGTTTAAAAATTATTTTAAAAATTGTACATCGAATGTTTTAGATGCATGTAATGATAAAAAAATTGATCCTGTTGCTAATAAAGAACATAAAAAAAATGTAACAAAACATAGTTTTACTAACGAATTATTAGAATTAGAAAAATATTCTTTAGGATTACAAACTTTAGTTTCTATAAAAAATAAAATTATTTCAGCTTATAAAGAAATAATGGGTATGCAAATGTAG